The following proteins are encoded in a genomic region of Nicotiana sylvestris chromosome 4, ASM39365v2, whole genome shotgun sequence:
- the LOC104234911 gene encoding GDSL esterase/lipase EXL3-like codes for MFSFGIVKCLLHMVKVLLYVNFVLFSVCEANVKLPHNMIFKAVFAFGDSIVDQGNNNYLKTLIKCNFQPYGKDFMGGMPTGRFSNGKTPADLIAEELGIKELMPAYSDPNLKSEDIKTGVSFASGGCGYDPQTATIVAAIPLSTQLTQFKEYIVKLKGLVGEEEANYILKNSLFMVVAGTDDLANTYFTAGIHLKQDINSYTDLMVAEASKFLKELYKLGARKYWIFGIPPIGCLPSQRTLAGGLSRECIKKYNDGAQLANTKFSIAFDSLSKKLPQSRLVLVDIYNPLLDLILKPQKYGFEEAAKGCCGTGNIEVALLCNKFSGTCEDDTKYIFWDSYHPTEKVYTTIVDQLITKYINSSSR; via the exons ATGTTTTCTTTTGGTATAGTAAAGTGTTTGCTGCATATGGTCAAGGTTTTACTCTATGTTAATTTTGTGTTATTTAGTGTATGTGAAGCAAATGTGAAGCTCCCACATAATATGATTTTTAAGGCAGTGTTTGCTTTTGGAGATTCAATTGTGGATCAAGGAAATAATAACTATTTAAAGACGCTAATAAAGTGTAATTTTCAGCCTTATGGTAAGGATTTCATGGGCGGAATGCCAACAGGAAGGTTCAGCAATGGCAAGACGCCAGCCGACTTGATAG CGGAAGAACTGGGGATAAAAGAGCTCATGCCAGCTTATTCAGATCCAAATTTGAAATCTGAAGATATAAAAACTGGAGTAAGCTTTGCATCTGGAGGTTGTGGATATGATCCTCAAACGGCTACCATCGTG GCAGCCATACCTCTATCAACACAATTAACGCAGTTCAAGGAATATATTGTGAAGCTGAAAGGGTTAGTTGGGGAAGAAGAAGCTAATTATATTCTGAAAAATAGCTTATTTATGGTGGTTGCTGGCACTGACGATCTAGCCAATACTTACTTCACCGCTGGAATTCACTTGAAGCAGGATATTAACTCATATACTGATCTCATGGTGGCTGAAGCTTCTAAATTTCTAAAA GAATTGTACAAGTTGGGAGCAAGAAAATAttggatttttggaattccaCCAATAGGATGTTTGCCATCACAAAGAACACTTGCTGGAGGGCTTAGTAGAGAGTGTATTAAAAAATACAACGATGGTGCACAATTGGCCAACACCAAGTTCTCTATTGCATTTGATTCTTTATCCAAAAAGTTGCCTCAGTCCAGACTGGTTTTAGTTGATATCTACAATCCTCTACTTGATCTCATTCTTAAACCCCAAAAATATG GATTTGAAGAAGCAGCGAAAGGGTGTTGTGGCACAGGAAACATCGAGGTGGCATTACTATGCAACAAATTTAGTGGAACATGTGAAGATGATACAAAGTATATTTTTTGGGATAGTTATCATCCCACTGAGAAGGTTTACACAACCATTGTTGATCAGCTCATTACAAAATATATCAACAGTTCTTCTAGATGA